The following coding sequences lie in one Candidatus Neptunochlamydia sp. REUL1 genomic window:
- a CDS encoding type I phosphomannose isomerase catalytic subunit: protein MLYPLLFTPVYKDYVWGGRQILEKFGRKEPPGKIAESWEISDHEEGMSIIENGPLKGTSLHSLFLEKQKELMGRDSHHPRFPLLLKIIGAQDNLSVQVHPSEGSEAKTESWYVIDGEKDAVVYAGLSKNFSAKEIDQKLPTKEILSLMRMLPVKRDDMISIPGGRLHAIGFGTLLFEIQQCSHTTYRVYDWERGRPLHINDAKSVLLYTDAEDPRIPPKLIDETPSYRQTELIRTPYFVVEKWELFSSQKWQKLPEQCAMLFCLEGENSLVPIGRTCLIPASCPPVEILTESTTLIHVYLS from the coding sequence ATGTTATATCCACTACTGTTTACGCCAGTCTATAAGGACTACGTTTGGGGAGGACGTCAGATCCTTGAGAAATTTGGACGGAAGGAGCCTCCTGGCAAGATTGCCGAATCGTGGGAGATTTCTGACCACGAAGAGGGGATGAGCATCATTGAAAATGGTCCTCTAAAAGGAACTTCCCTTCATTCCCTCTTTCTAGAAAAACAAAAGGAGTTGATGGGAAGGGATTCACACCATCCCCGCTTTCCCCTCCTCTTAAAAATCATCGGTGCTCAGGATAATTTAAGTGTGCAAGTCCACCCCTCTGAAGGATCCGAAGCGAAGACTGAATCGTGGTACGTTATAGATGGAGAAAAAGATGCTGTCGTCTATGCAGGATTAAGCAAAAATTTCTCAGCTAAAGAAATCGATCAAAAGCTACCTACAAAAGAAATTCTTTCTCTCATGAGAATGCTTCCTGTAAAGCGCGATGACATGATCTCAATTCCCGGAGGGCGCCTTCATGCAATAGGGTTCGGAACACTCCTTTTTGAAATACAGCAATGTTCCCACACAACCTATCGAGTCTATGACTGGGAACGAGGGCGACCACTCCACATCAATGATGCCAAGTCTGTGCTCCTCTATACCGATGCGGAGGATCCTCGCATCCCTCCTAAACTCATTGATGAAACTCCAAGCTACCGACAGACTGAGCTGATTCGTACCCCCTATTTTGTTGTAGAGAAATGGGAGCTTTTCTCTTCTCAAAAGTGGCAAAAACTCCCTGAACAGTGCGCAATGCTTTTCTGCCTTGAAGGGGAAAACTCCCTTGTTCCTATCGGAAGGACGTGCCTCATTCCAGCAAGCTGTCCTCCGGTAGAGATCCTAACTGAGAGCACGACCCTAATCCACGTCTACCTTTCTTAA
- the rho gene encoding transcription termination factor Rho produces MNIDQLAIYAKNIGLENIGSLTKSQMVFEVVKLKSAMPDEILVGEGVLEVLPDGFGFLRSPNYNYLPSAEDIYVSPAQIRRFDLKKGDTIYGTLRAPKEKEKYFALQKVDKINGKSPEKSKERILFNNLTPLFPTERFVMETGKDKLAMRVLDLSSPIGKGQRGLIVAPPKSGKTILMQNIANSIAANHPEANLIVLLIDERPEEVTDMQRMVKGEVVSSTFDEPPERHVQVAEMVIEKARSLVENGQDVVILLDSITRLARAYNTVQPHSGKILTGGVDAQSLHKPKRFFGAARNIEHGGSLTIIATALVDTGSRMDEVIFEEFKGTGNMELVLDRRLADRRVYPAIDVVRSGTRKEDLLYHPDELEKIYLLRQALADLTSLDAMNMLLNRLKKTNSNAEFLLSMKN; encoded by the coding sequence ATCCGCGATGCCTGACGAAATTCTTGTCGGTGAAGGAGTATTAGAAGTCCTTCCTGATGGATTTGGCTTTCTTCGCTCTCCTAACTATAACTACCTTCCTTCCGCTGAAGATATTTATGTCTCTCCCGCCCAAATCCGCCGCTTTGATCTCAAAAAAGGGGACACAATCTATGGAACACTCCGTGCTCCAAAGGAAAAGGAAAAGTATTTTGCTCTTCAAAAAGTGGACAAAATCAACGGGAAAAGCCCCGAAAAATCAAAAGAACGAATCCTCTTTAATAACTTAACCCCTCTTTTTCCAACAGAGCGCTTTGTTATGGAAACGGGAAAAGACAAACTCGCAATGCGCGTGCTTGATCTTAGCTCTCCAATTGGGAAAGGACAAAGAGGCCTCATTGTAGCTCCCCCAAAGTCAGGAAAAACAATCCTGATGCAAAATATTGCTAATTCAATTGCAGCAAATCATCCCGAGGCAAACCTCATTGTTCTTCTCATTGATGAACGCCCTGAGGAAGTCACTGACATGCAAAGGATGGTTAAAGGCGAGGTCGTTTCTTCAACCTTCGATGAGCCCCCAGAGCGCCATGTTCAAGTCGCAGAGATGGTCATAGAAAAAGCCCGTTCACTCGTCGAGAACGGTCAAGATGTTGTCATCCTTCTTGACTCCATTACACGTCTTGCCCGTGCCTATAATACAGTCCAACCACACTCCGGAAAAATTCTGACAGGTGGTGTCGATGCACAATCCCTCCATAAACCCAAACGATTCTTTGGTGCAGCGCGAAATATCGAACATGGGGGCTCACTAACAATTATCGCTACCGCTCTTGTCGATACAGGGTCTAGAATGGATGAGGTGATTTTTGAGGAGTTCAAGGGTACGGGTAATATGGAACTCGTCCTTGATAGGCGCCTTGCTGATCGACGCGTCTATCCTGCAATTGATGTTGTTCGCTCAGGAACCCGAAAAGAAGATCTCCTTTATCACCCTGATGAGCTTGAAAAAATTTACCTCCTTCGTCAAGCACTTGCTGACTTAACATCCCTTGATGCAATGAATATGCTACTGAACCGGTTAAAGAAAACAAATTCAAACGCAGAATTCTTACTTTCAATGAAGAATTAA
- a CDS encoding winged helix-turn-helix domain-containing protein: MKRADLVWISGRSIHPKADLEAQETFKKTSQKK; the protein is encoded by the coding sequence TTGAAAAGGGCTGACCTCGTCTGGATCTCGGGTCGATCAATTCACCCCAAGGCAGACTTAGAAGCCCAAGAGACTTTTAAAAAAACTTCTCAGAAAAAGTAG
- a CDS encoding autotransporter domain-containing protein has translation MQSFPKLILLIIAIGFFRVGNTAPADLHWNGSTNNNMNTAANWTPAQIPNVNGENDTLTFPASSPLSVTNNIPGTLLIGNIFIESNHMISGNAFGINSPSHGYLGNFTLTFSSNNADIDVPVNLNGTWFITSTATGNAINGIITGSTHGNLNLANGRLTLGASNNYSGVLTVGNELSLMGKPPAYLQAGANNAFGNIGFDTVVTVSSRATLDLNNFSTGIGSLTGPTGSKIQLGTGTLTVNKGSAQTPFYGVISGTGNVIVNANELALIGNNTYSGTTTVKGGGHLVSLDTNLGNTSSVIFGPGGGGVLIPGNASPSKKNYTFNDSGTIGVPSGAHPLTLNGTFSGNASFIKNGPGTLLFKGTNSNTGNIHLWGGVLNLESLGSATGFTFDSPAKGLGTLQVGSSSISTIPLSFKFNNPGIIDTNGHDITINGAISGEHYLVKTGNGKLTLPFPGNNIKAKTKIHEGILNITHDGYHTATQTVFAGSGTGTGTLQIDESFTISNDKSFDMPIVFMADGTIDTQTFHMDIKNVIAGLPTYTFNKVGSGTLTLIGANIYQGPTHVKEGTLKAGIATESSGAFGVGSAVTVDTGATLDFSTYANTVDSLDNSGTVNSSATIKADTFTQAGTGTIILDFPTSAISPAGEVQTSGVITLDGTLNVKNSGGFIPGQGTELVLFESTGSGKRLKGTFASTSIHPNLGSIHYDHSENKVYLGASSTGCDGTWENTSDGTWATAGNWVSCVPGLSGVTADQDTATFGNLHSAPHNVTVTLANSEGNAPQTVTLHDLEFNSSVISYSINQYMGGGKIVLDSAPSSSKPKITIFSGNHKIDAPITIEKDARFSLHSESNLTLGLNAVITSTSGAWNLSEGSGNGILTNHGNITPSSILIEGNTVNNEGTIYPSGALAISGLGGTNGVTVNNNMTLTAGSIFTLGNSSGDSTLNNNAGTVSSIGAFTMGGSTGIATLTNKGMVKSDSTMTINSGTITNHPDGKIVSNDTLKINGGIITNHSGGVLGSSLADLVLSGGTLETSDEVLAKKYTQSGGVLTLDFPTASPTLYGNILASDIITVANELHILNTGKGLPTSPSHIVLLRTSDTTASQLIKGSFSSVTLPSGISGTIKYDRKGGEILLVQGTCHAIWAQTASSSPWTIPANWDPPCAPGVEKTGEDNNTATFQDIAGAPSQITVTLLGAGTPIVLDQLVFDAANTEFTIENSSGTGIELDRPNASTSPPMITLNQGQATINAPIKLNKDARFSLSNGTLTLGEDATITSDPGVLLEISEGHTSGTLTNRGMITPSSLLIEGSTVNNYGHILPSSTIEIKDLSGIDSPIVVNNFSEMVAGTSFTLSGNSLISNHKNMVATDDFTIESGQVINESGGHLSAGDGKTFTVNGGMIINRHGGSLGSSHADLILTKGTIHTAGQVLAHQYTQHPAATLELDLSHLPHYGPVAIDGQANFAGSLIINGCVDCPLSSFQNLDLITAKGGIPDLSRFSTVSFQNFSNSLIVDIKYLEDVVKLYAKPVVPSHFSGHPQIILSGIKQHGSIIRRKCFQIKDRTLKKPCSAQEEKIPLSHSLSERGVLEKVSNTTDTLYTFHDTSSQESIENAQSLALHTYHQSNQTGIDFNPVKIYAGPIGSFGHLSTNHDQIGQKYCSAGGMLGADYLFADGKNTPVDIGVGGLIFYRKQWGDGEKNAGSFHSDLLQGSLYTAFLPKLMPDASIEASMSVAYVWDHLNRTSGFDDQDIARSNTKEKIFDMFLGIEYRFHPSTNLLLVPLIYLQYTGNHIDGYKESGAGIYNLMTKSASVHSLSSIFGGRIRYTYPASSYSLSFEFDAEWIREYLNQDRPVGFTPFTITSQPTTVKGLAAPKTSILLGLDITAEWKDGWELEASCTTQFNHIFYDVLFQLGVKKHF, from the coding sequence ATGCAGTCTTTCCCCAAATTAATTTTACTTATTATTGCGATAGGTTTCTTCAGAGTAGGGAACACAGCTCCGGCTGATCTCCACTGGAACGGATCAACAAATAATAACATGAATACAGCTGCTAATTGGACTCCTGCTCAGATACCTAATGTCAATGGAGAAAATGACACCCTTACCTTTCCAGCAAGCAGTCCGCTAAGTGTTACAAACAATATTCCAGGAACTTTGCTCATTGGAAATATTTTTATAGAGTCTAACCACATGATTTCTGGAAATGCATTTGGAATCAACTCTCCATCTCATGGTTATCTGGGAAATTTTACACTTACATTTTCATCGAATAATGCGGATATCGATGTTCCAGTGAATTTGAATGGGACTTGGTTCATCACAAGTACTGCTACTGGAAACGCAATTAATGGGATAATTACTGGAAGTACACATGGCAACCTCAACTTGGCCAATGGCCGCCTTACATTAGGAGCAAGCAACAATTACAGTGGGGTTCTCACGGTTGGGAATGAACTTTCTCTCATGGGAAAGCCTCCTGCTTACCTTCAGGCAGGTGCGAATAATGCATTTGGGAATATAGGTTTTGATACAGTCGTTACGGTTTCTTCACGTGCAACGCTCGACTTAAATAATTTTAGTACTGGTATAGGAAGTTTGACTGGTCCTACAGGTAGTAAAATACAGCTTGGAACGGGAACGTTAACCGTCAATAAAGGATCTGCTCAAACTCCATTTTATGGAGTCATTTCGGGCACAGGGAATGTTATAGTCAATGCAAACGAGCTAGCCCTTATCGGAAATAATACCTACTCTGGGACTACAACGGTTAAGGGCGGGGGCCATTTAGTTTCTCTAGACACTAATTTAGGAAACACATCGAGTGTGATATTTGGTCCAGGGGGAGGGGGGGTGCTGATTCCTGGAAATGCGTCTCCTTCTAAAAAAAACTATACCTTCAACGATAGTGGAACCATAGGGGTTCCTTCAGGGGCCCATCCACTCACCCTCAATGGAACCTTTAGCGGAAATGCTTCTTTCATTAAAAACGGACCGGGAACCCTCTTGTTTAAAGGGACCAATAGCAATACGGGCAATATCCACCTTTGGGGTGGAGTTTTAAACCTTGAAAGCTTAGGAAGCGCGACAGGATTTACCTTTGATTCTCCTGCTAAAGGATTAGGGACTCTTCAAGTCGGTTCAAGTTCGATATCTACGATTCCTCTGTCTTTTAAGTTTAACAATCCAGGGATCATCGATACAAATGGACACGACATTACTATAAATGGTGCGATTTCTGGAGAGCACTATCTAGTAAAAACCGGGAATGGAAAACTGACTCTTCCTTTCCCTGGAAACAACATAAAAGCCAAAACAAAAATCCATGAAGGGATTTTGAATATCACCCACGATGGCTACCATACAGCAACCCAAACAGTATTTGCAGGATCTGGAACAGGAACAGGAACATTGCAGATTGATGAGAGCTTTACGATTTCTAATGACAAGTCGTTTGATATGCCAATCGTGTTTATGGCTGATGGAACCATCGATACCCAAACATTTCATATGGATATCAAAAATGTCATTGCAGGGTTGCCAACTTATACTTTTAATAAGGTGGGGTCAGGAACCCTGACTTTAATCGGTGCGAATATCTATCAAGGTCCTACTCACGTAAAAGAGGGGACTTTAAAGGCAGGAATTGCGACTGAAAGTAGTGGAGCATTTGGGGTGGGATCAGCAGTCACTGTTGATACAGGAGCCACCCTTGATTTTTCTACGTATGCCAACACAGTCGACAGCCTTGACAACTCGGGAACCGTGAATAGCAGTGCAACGATCAAAGCAGATACATTTACACAAGCTGGAACGGGAACAATAATCCTTGATTTCCCAACCTCGGCAATCTCACCAGCAGGAGAGGTTCAAACCTCAGGTGTAATCACACTGGATGGAACCCTTAATGTAAAAAACTCAGGGGGATTTATTCCCGGTCAAGGAACAGAATTGGTTCTTTTTGAGTCCACAGGTTCTGGTAAACGGCTTAAAGGAACTTTCGCTTCAACATCGATTCATCCCAATTTAGGCTCGATCCATTATGATCATAGCGAGAACAAAGTGTATTTAGGAGCTTCTTCAACAGGGTGTGATGGAACTTGGGAGAACACATCAGATGGAACTTGGGCGACGGCAGGGAACTGGGTTTCCTGTGTTCCAGGTCTTAGTGGGGTGACCGCTGACCAAGACACAGCCACATTTGGAAATCTTCATTCTGCCCCTCATAATGTCACTGTTACCTTAGCGAACTCAGAAGGCAATGCCCCTCAAACCGTCACCCTTCACGATTTAGAATTCAATTCAAGTGTTATTTCGTATTCGATTAATCAGTATATGGGCGGTGGAAAGATCGTTCTTGACTCGGCGCCTTCTTCTTCGAAACCAAAAATCACTATATTTAGCGGCAACCATAAGATCGATGCACCGATTACTATTGAAAAAGATGCGAGGTTTTCTCTTCACTCTGAAAGCAACTTGACCTTAGGCTTAAATGCGGTAATTACTTCAACTTCAGGAGCGTGGAACTTAAGTGAGGGATCGGGAAACGGAATCTTGACCAATCATGGAAACATCACTCCCTCAAGTATTCTCATTGAAGGAAATACCGTGAATAATGAGGGGACCATTTACCCATCTGGTGCTTTAGCAATCAGCGGCCTGGGCGGCACTAATGGCGTAACAGTAAACAATAATATGACCTTAACTGCCGGTTCTATATTTACCCTTGGGAATAGTTCTGGAGATAGCACTTTGAATAATAATGCCGGAACCGTCAGTTCTATAGGAGCTTTCACAATGGGTGGAAGCACAGGAATAGCCACCCTAACCAATAAGGGAATGGTAAAATCTGATTCCACAATGACAATTAATTCTGGAACCATTACCAATCATCCCGATGGGAAGATTGTTTCGAATGATACCTTGAAGATTAATGGAGGCATTATCACCAATCATTCTGGAGGAGTTTTAGGATCTTCCCTTGCAGATTTAGTTTTAAGTGGGGGCACCCTCGAAACCTCAGATGAGGTTCTTGCCAAAAAATATACGCAATCGGGAGGAGTCCTTACACTCGATTTTCCTACCGCTAGCCCTACACTTTATGGGAATATTTTAGCATCAGATATCATTACTGTAGCAAATGAGCTTCATATTCTGAACACAGGAAAAGGGCTCCCGACTTCTCCTTCCCATATTGTGTTATTGCGGACAAGCGATACAACAGCCTCTCAACTTATCAAGGGAAGTTTTAGCTCTGTAACCCTTCCTTCGGGTATTAGTGGAACGATTAAGTATGACCGTAAGGGAGGAGAAATCTTATTAGTCCAAGGGACATGTCATGCAATCTGGGCTCAGACTGCATCTTCCTCTCCTTGGACAATACCAGCTAATTGGGACCCACCATGTGCTCCTGGAGTTGAAAAAACAGGAGAAGACAATAATACTGCAACTTTTCAAGACATCGCAGGAGCTCCATCTCAAATCACTGTGACCTTATTAGGAGCAGGAACCCCTATAGTTCTTGACCAGCTTGTATTTGATGCTGCAAATACAGAGTTTACCATTGAAAATTCCAGTGGTACCGGTATTGAGTTAGATCGCCCTAACGCTTCTACATCTCCTCCTATGATAACTCTTAATCAAGGGCAAGCGACAATTAATGCTCCTATTAAACTCAATAAAGACGCCCGCTTTTCTCTAAGCAATGGAACCCTAACTCTTGGAGAAGATGCAACAATCACTTCTGATCCTGGTGTGCTTTTAGAAATTAGTGAAGGTCATACATCAGGCACTCTGACAAATCGAGGAATGATCACTCCAAGCTCCCTATTAATCGAAGGAAGCACAGTGAATAACTATGGACACATCCTTCCTTCAAGCACCATTGAAATCAAAGATCTTTCAGGGATAGACAGTCCAATTGTAGTCAATAACTTTTCCGAAATGGTTGCTGGAACGTCTTTTACCTTGAGTGGAAATAGTCTTATCTCTAATCACAAAAACATGGTAGCAACAGATGATTTTACAATTGAGTCTGGTCAAGTAATCAATGAATCAGGGGGGCATTTATCTGCAGGAGATGGGAAAACCTTCACTGTAAATGGAGGGATGATTATCAACCGTCATGGGGGATCTTTGGGATCTTCTCATGCTGATCTAATCCTTACCAAGGGGACAATTCATACAGCAGGTCAAGTTCTGGCCCATCAATATACACAACACCCCGCTGCAACATTAGAATTAGATCTTTCACATCTGCCCCATTATGGTCCTGTTGCTATAGATGGTCAGGCAAATTTCGCAGGTTCTTTGATTATAAATGGGTGTGTAGATTGCCCCCTGTCATCTTTTCAAAACCTTGATTTAATTACAGCAAAAGGGGGAATTCCTGACTTATCCCGCTTTTCTACTGTATCTTTTCAAAACTTTTCAAATTCATTAATTGTTGATATTAAATACCTTGAGGATGTAGTCAAGCTGTATGCAAAGCCGGTTGTCCCCTCCCATTTCAGTGGACATCCCCAAATCATCCTTTCAGGAATTAAGCAACATGGGTCGATTATTAGAAGAAAGTGCTTTCAAATCAAAGATCGTACTTTGAAAAAACCTTGCTCTGCTCAGGAAGAAAAGATCCCACTGAGCCACTCTCTGAGTGAAAGAGGGGTCTTAGAAAAAGTGTCGAATACAACCGATACACTGTATACCTTTCATGATACAAGCTCCCAAGAATCAATAGAAAATGCCCAAAGCCTGGCTTTGCATACTTACCATCAATCAAACCAAACCGGTATCGATTTTAACCCAGTAAAAATCTATGCTGGCCCTATAGGAAGTTTTGGTCATTTAAGTACCAATCATGATCAAATTGGACAAAAATATTGCTCTGCAGGGGGAATGCTAGGTGCAGATTATCTTTTTGCAGATGGTAAAAATACACCTGTTGATATTGGTGTAGGAGGACTAATCTTTTATCGAAAACAGTGGGGGGATGGAGAAAAAAATGCAGGGAGCTTTCATAGCGATCTCTTGCAAGGAAGCTTGTATACAGCTTTTCTTCCAAAATTGATGCCTGATGCATCTATAGAAGCTTCTATGAGTGTTGCCTATGTTTGGGACCATTTGAATCGAACGTCAGGTTTTGATGATCAAGATATAGCAAGAAGCAATACAAAGGAGAAAATATTCGATATGTTTTTAGGTATTGAATATCGATTTCACCCATCCACCAACCTTTTACTCGTTCCTTTAATTTATTTACAATACACAGGCAATCATATTGACGGTTATAAAGAAAGTGGTGCAGGCATCTATAACTTAATGACAAAATCGGCGTCCGTTCACTCTCTGAGCTCTATATTTGGAGGAAGAATCCGTTATACTTACCCAGCTTCTTCGTACTCTTTATCCTTTGAGTTTGATGCTGAATGGATAAGAGAATATTTAAATCAAGACCGGCCTGTTGGGTTTACACCTTTTACAATCACCTCTCAACCAACAACAGTCAAAGGTCTTGCCGCTCCCAAAACCAGCATTCTTCTTGGGCTAGATATTACAGCAGAGTGGAAGGATGGATGGGAACTTGAAGCTAGTTGCACCACTCAATTTAATCACATATTTTACGATGTCCTTTTTCAATTAGGAGTAAAAAAGCACTTTTAA